The genomic segment CTATACTATCATTTACAGGAGGATATAGGATCTGATTTTGCCAGTATCGTACGCTTTGACGCAAAAACTGGTAGAAGACTTGGTTCTTATCTACCAGCCGACACAGCGCGGAAAAACGTTTCATTGGCGGAGAGTTTTCATCATTTCTATCATTCTGACCATGGGCACCTCCTTTTTACAAGACCCTATGATTATACGGTCTATGGATTTGACAGCAGCGCAGTACCTTTTATACGGTACAGATTTATTTTACCATTATCAAACGTAATTCCCCCTGACTTTTTGAGCAATGCCGTATACTATAATAAGTGGAGTGAATATTTACGATCAAATAAATCGATCATCTATTCCATACAGGCTGTCTATCAAGCGGAGAATTGGCTTACTTTTCATTTATTTCCCACCCGGAAAGGAGGTACCTTTTTATATCACCTGATAACAGGCGACTTATTTAATCTTGGAGAAATTGAAGACGGAGCGACAGGTCTTCCCATTGTAGAACGATTGAAGCCCGTGATTGGTAACGATCGGGGCGCACTGATCTCCGAGCTGTCTTTCCTTTCGCTAAAAAAGAAATACGAAGAAGCTTCGAAATCAGAACGAGCAGATTTACTTCCAGCTCAGTTAAATGCGTTGATGGACAGAAAGTCCCATAATAGCATTCTCAGGCTGTCCTATTTAAAAAAACATTAATAACAGGTCCGCATCGGAATTCGTTGGTTTTATCAATTTAAGGCATTAATTAAAAATAAATTTCAATTGAGCGATAGACAGATGCATATCTGGAAAATGTCAAGACTGTACTAAATGATTAGGTTGCTGAATCTTTTACTTTTATTTACAATACCTATTATGGCCTATTGTCAGCCCAGCTCTAACAGACAGCTTGGCATACGGGGGCAGGTGCTGGACAGCCTCACCAATCAACCTGTCATTGCTGCTACGGTGAGTGTCTACCATAAGAAAGCCGGTAAAATATTACAATACGGATTTACGAATAATACTGGCTCGTTTGCCTTGTCCAACTTACCGTTGCGGGATAGCCTGTTACAGATCCGCATTTCGCATATCGGCTATGAGAAGGCAGAAATGGATCTGAAGGTCGTATGTGGACAGTCCGAGGCTGATATGGCTAAAGTTTTCCTGAAAAAGAGATCCAGGAGGATCGAGGAAGTGCTTGTAAACAGACCGCCGATGCTGATGAACAGGGATACCCTGGAAATCAACCCTGAGGCTTTTGATCTGCAGCCCAATGCGGTGGTGGAAGATCTATTGACCAAAGTGCCGGGCATTGTTGTCTGGGGGGATGGTAAGATTACTGTCAATGGCAAAAACGTGGCTAAAGTACTGGTTGAAGGTAGACCTTTTTTCGGACGGGATCCCACTGTTGCGACGCGCAATATACCATCGGATGCCATTGATAAAGTAAAGGTGTATGAGAGCCCACAAAACACTGCATATCAAGAGCAGCAGCTTGAAATCGATATCACTCTTAAAAACGAAAAAAAGAGGGGCTTATTCGGGAAAATATCGTACAGTGAGGGTACAAAAGACCATAGGGAAGGTACATTTCTGGTCAATGCATTTAGCCCGAAAAACCAGCTCAGTCTTTTTGCGGGCGGAAACAACACCAATAAAATCGTCCGAAATGTGGGAGATTTTCTGGCAGCCAACGTGTACAAGCCCGGAGGTGAACGTTTGGAGCCCAACACCCCCATGTTCGGACAGTCCGGATTAAACAGATATGTTATTGGGGGGACAAAGTTTGAACGGAAATGGAATGAGAGATTTAATACCGATATACAGTTTCTTCTCAACGACAGAAGATCAGAAAATGTAACGGAAATCCAAGAGATGAGATTGCTCGAGGACGGTCAAAAACAGTATATTGCGGAAAAGCAGCAGCGCAGCAATGACGGTTCCGGCCAATCTTATCTCGGTTTAGCTAGATACAGAAACAGCAAGTGGGATCTGCGCATCAATAGTGAAGCCGGACAGACAGCATCAAGCGAGGAGAACCGGCATGAACGATATGTAACTGACAAGGAAGAGGAGGCATTGTCGACTTTAAACAAAAGCGTTTACGATGATGAGAATCGACGCAACGGGAGACTGGGCTTTAATCTGCGACAAACAGATTCTGTTGTCTCAAAACTGGAAGTCAATTATAAATTTGAAACGCAAAGGAATGAGCTTGGAAGGCGGGAGAATATTCTTTTCAATGGGCGAAACCCACTCAGCCGGATAAAACAGACTGACCAAAATAGCAGCCGTCACGAGCTCGATACTGATGTTGGTCTCAATAAGCTCTTCAGGAACTTGTTCGGATGGCCGGCCGGTCTTCAATTGGAAATGAACAATAATCTGGTTTTCAGACAGGCCGACGAAACTCAGTCTGATCAGTTCCTTGATACAATAAAAAACACGTATACTGTCAAAAATGAGGCATTGTCCTATACTGACCGCCTAAAGGAGGTCTTCTGGACTCCCCAACTGAGTGTGTCAAAAGGATTTGTCAGGCCCACTGGGCAGGGCAGAAACAGCTTGTTTGCCATGACAGCATTGGGGATGCAAACCTTTATCCGAAAAAATGTATCCAGCCATGAGCTACGTATCGTGGATCAACATTTTTTATATGCTCTGCCAACAGCGATGTTAAGGTATGAGCGCGCACAGCAGCTTTCGAATAAGGCGTTCACCTTTACATTTCGTTCACTGTTGAAGCAGCCGGAAATTTATCAGCTGACGGCACTGATGGATACGACTCAAAAAGACTATAATCGTATTGGTAATCATGGCCTTCGTCCTGAAGAACAGTATCAGTTTTCACTCGAATTTACGGATTTGCGGTATGCCAGGAATATGTCGCAACGTCTGCGCCTCACCTATTCTCTCAAAAGAAATGTACTGGCCGAAAATATCACATACCGTACGGATGGCGGCATACTCACCCAGACCGTCAATACCGATGGACTTCCAGCCTTACAGGGTGACTATCAGTATCGGACGGGCAAGAAAGTCTGGAATAGAGCGCTCAATCTTGAACTGACAAGCCGGTTCAGTTCAGGTCAGTATTATTTTTTCAGCGATGGGGCACGTTATAAAAGTCTGTTGACTGACGCCTGGCTTGAAACACGGGCGCAATATGGTCTGCTCGAACGTCTGAACATCGGTGTTCTGGGTGCATTTAGTTCAAACTGGAACCATACGGGAAACGATGCGGTGCGGGCAGGCAGTCATAGCCTTGGTCTGGATGTTGTGCTGACCTGGCCGCGACGTACAACATTGATAAGTAGATTTGTCAGTAAAAATTTTTACGCTGGCGGCCTGTCCTCAAACCAACAATATCTCTGGAATATCGAGCTGTACTATCGTATGCTAAAAAAGGAGCAGCTTGAAATCAAAATATCCGGATACGACATTCTGAGGAACAACAGAACAGTCCGCACTGTCCTTCGAGATAATATTGTCAGACAGGTGAGTGTAAATAATATACAGCAATTCTTCCTTTTCAGTCTATCCTATTATCCGCGGATATTTTAGTTGCCGACTCCGAATATTTCCGCCATGAGTTGTGATGTTAATTCTTATCCTGATAGCTATCTGTTTTTCTAACTTAAATTTCGATTAACGAATTCGTCATCGTTTACTTGGATATTTTCTATAATGAAAGGAACGGAAAGAGGTTTCTGCCGGAAGATAAACATAACTGGGTGGCGATCAGATTCCATGAAGATATAAATTGGGTCTATACGTGAAAAATGGAGTGTGGAAAATGGATCGCAATAAACGGTTTTTAGATGATACCCGCTTTTTTCAATTTTATTTTTCATACATAGATTATTTTGTACATTTGTATCGAATAAAATCGAAATAGAAATGGCAGATACTGTACAACCAAGAGCTCCAAAGACAACAGATAATAATGCGAATCAAACTCATTACTACAAAACATTGGTAGTGGCTATCGCTTTAGGTTTAATAGGTACATTTATCCGTTTTGTACCGGATGTATGTCCAGCATTGGGACAACAAACATTTTTGTTCTCTGCAATCGCGAATATTGCGATGATCGTAGGATCTCTTATTGCTTTCAAAACCGTTTTCGGTATTTTGGGATTTGGAAAAAACCGCGACTAACGAACAGTTATTTAAGATATGAAAGCCTCAGTTCCTGAGGCTTTTTTTTATGATTTCCCCTCAGCAATGCACTTGGCGATAAGACGCTCCTGCTATTCCATGTACAATAAGCTAAGAAAACCAACTGTAGGCCGTTCCTACGAATAAACGCGTATAGAGAGTCCATCGCTGTTTTAATGGACATGGATCAATAGGAGCATAGCCAACTCATCAATGCACTAAAAGAAAAAACGGATCAATACATAAAAAAAGGCATCAATTTTTTTGATGCCTTTTTTTATGTATTGGTTTGATTATGCAAAGAATGACCATGTACCCCAAGGAATACGTGCAAGCATCAGGATAAGACCAATGATGTAGAAGATTACAACAGTCTGATTTGCTTTTCTGGCATTTTCCATCTTTTTGGCTTTGGAGTAACCGATGGTGATCAGCACGATGGCAATAATCATCGTCAGCGGGTGCTCGATGATTTTAAGACGCAAATCCGCGTTTTTCATCACGCCGCCAGAAATCATGGATGGATATTTCAGATAGAAGTATAGGATCAGTCCTACTAATAACTGAATATGCGATACGATAAAACCTAACAAGGCAATCTTACGATTGTATGGTTTGTTGCCTAGGTAGTTCGTTAAGGTGATCACAATAGATATCACCAGGGCTAGCAATAAGACAATTGCTATTGTCGAGTGTAAGTGTAACATAAAACCTCTCTTTAATTGTTTCCTAAGTTAGCAAAGATAAAAATATAATGGTTGTATTTGTTAAAAATCATCGTTCGAGCGGAAATACTTCGGCTATCGGGTTAAAAAGATATATACGTCTAGTGCTCAGTTCCATGCATTTGTAGCGTTTGCGGATCTTGCCAATCCGTTGAAAAGAACGTCCGTTTTTCAGGGCAAAGTAATGGCCGTCCTCCAGGGACTCTACGGTGAGCGCGCTCGACTTTGCCGTATCATAAGCCTTTAACGTCCGGAAAAGATGAAGGTCAGTGCAGCTGGAGGCCGCCGGATTCTCCATATAATTGAGTATCGCCTGTTTAATATCGGCTGGAAAAATAGCTAGTTTTAGAAACGGATCCATCAATTGTTTAAAATGATTCTTCCATTCGCTACCATGGGGCCTGACACGGTGTTGATGCTTATTCCAGGTCTGCAGGTGCGCAAACTCATGAATAGTCGTTATCAGAAAGGAATAGGGGTTCAGATCATGATTGACCGAAATGCGGTGTGGGCTGCCCCTAAATGGAGCGCGGTAGTCGCCCAGTTTGCTGCTGCGTGAACGGGAGATTTTAAATAAGCAGCCCGTATCGTTTATCCAGTTGGATATAATCGGGGCAGCTTCTTCGGGCATATATTTTTTTAGGGTAGCACTGTAATCTTGCATGTCATAAAAATAAGGATTTATTCAGCTTTGCCTCATAAGCTGACAACATTATTTTGTCATCGGCAAACATTATTCTGTCAAAATGGTATTTTTTATAGAGCAATCAGCGTGATGCACAGCCAATAAGAGCACTATGCTCATGGTAGACGGGGGATTCCAATTTTGGTTTGTAGCGATATGAAGGTGATTTTCCCTTGCTCCGAATAGATAACTTTCATGACCTGAAGAGTTGTTTAACTATAAATGTTAGTTTAATTTGGAAAAATGATATTATTTTTAGTATTTAGTAGTCGGTTAATGGCTGACCCACCAAATAAATCGTCTATTATCACTAAAAAACATTGAAATAGGCTGATTTTTAATTAAATTGGTTACGTAAGCGGCGACGGGAGTTAGAAAAAGAAATAGACCTTCAACAATATGCTAGATACCTTACATATTAAAAACTATGCCCTTATCAACGAACTGGAGATACAGTTTGATAAAGGGCTGAATATGATAACCGGGGAAACTGGAGCAGGTAAATCCATTATTATGGGTGCGCTCTCGCTGATTTTGGGCAATCGGGCAGAGGGAAAACATTTTTTTGATCCATCAAAAAAATGTGTGATTGAAGGCGAATTCAACATTGGCGCTTATCGGCTAGCCGACTTTTTTGAGCGGAACGATCTGGATTATGCTGATCAGACTATTATCCGTAGGGAAATAACTCCCGATGGAAAATCGCGGGCATTTGTCAATGACTCTCCTGTCACATTAGTGGTTCTTAAGCAATTGGGCGAACAGCTCATCGATGTGCATTCACAGCATGCGACTTTACAGATCAATACAGAGGAGTTTCAATTTTTGGTGCTCGATAGTGTAGCTGGTACTTTTGGGTTAAAGCAAACCTTCAAAGAAAGCTTCCAGGCTTATAAAAAAGCCAAAAGGGAGCTGGATGAACTCAAAGAATCCGTCAAGAAGGCCGCTATAGAACAGGATTACTTCCAGTTTCAGTTTGATGAACTGGATGCAGCCAAACTGCTGGCTGATGAACAGGAGAACTTGGAGCAGCAGCAGCGACAGCTCGAAAATGCGGAGGAAATCAAACGGGCTCTTCATACTGCTTCGAGCCTGTTGGATAATCAGGAAGTTGCAGTACTAAGCCAGTTAAAAGAATCGCTGAACCAGGTGGAAAATATTGCAACATTTACACCGGAAGCAGCAGATCTTGCTGCCCGCCTGAAAAGTGCATGGATCGAATTGAAAGATATCTCGGGTGAGCTGACTTCTCTGGCAGATGATACGCAACTGGACGAGGGAACACTGTCGGAGATCAACGAACGTTTAAGTTTGTTGTATTCTCTGCAGAAAAAACATCACGTCGATTCGGTGGAAGAATTAATTCAGTTGCGGGATGATCTGGAATCAAAACTACTAGCCATCAGTTCGTCGGACGAACAGCTTGAACGTCTGGAAGCAGAGGTGGAGTTCAAACTTGAGGAAGCCCGCAAGAATGCTCAAGAATTGTCGGATAAACGAAGATTGGTGTTAGATCAGATTGCGCAGGATGTGCAAGGTACATTGTCGAATGTAGGTATGCCTAATGCAGCTCTTAAGATTGTACTGGAGACGCTTAAAGACGGCGATATGCGCGAGTCAGGGCTGGATGCCGTCCAGTTCTTATTCTCGGCAAATAAAGGGCAGGCTTTGCAGTCCATTCATCGCATAGCCTCCGGCGGGGAGCTTTCACGTGTGATGCTGGCAATAAAATCGCTCGTGGCGAAGACTTCTGCCTTACCGACGATTGTCTTTGATGAGATCGATACTGGTATCTCCGGTGAAGTAGCCTTACGTGTAGGGGAGGTGATGGAAAATCTGGCTCAAAATATGCAGGTGATCGCTATTTCGCACTTGCCGCAAATCGCTTCGAAGGGCACAGCACATTTCAAGGTATACAAGGAGGATAAAGCGAATCGTACGATATCCAATATTGTCCGGCTAGATCAAGAGGGTAGGGTCAGAGAAATCGCACAGATGCTCAGCGGGGCAAATCCTACGGATGCTGCACTCGAGCATGCCGTACAATTGCTGCATTACTAACATATTTGAACGCTAATTCAGGAGCGTGCTTATTTTTAACGTAAAATAATAGACATCTTTAAACTTATCCCAGCCTTTACTTCTTATTGAATGCAATAAGGATATTGATTGTTTTATGATATAGTATCCAAAAATAGGTAAAGCGCATTGCTGCTATTTTTGTTTTGGAAAATTATCTTTACCTTAAATCCATTGTTAGTGAAATTTATTGTCTTGCCAATTATAAGGGATAAAAAATGATGCCTCCTATAGAAACCGCTACGCTCGAAAAATTGAAGAACGGGGATCTGGATTCATTTAATGAAATATATTTCCGGTATTCGCCAAAGATTTATGTGCGGTTGGTCAAATTGGTTAAAAGCCAGACCGTCGCTGAAGAGATCTTACAGGATGTTTTTACCAAAATATGGCTTTATCGTGAAAAGATTGACCCTGGCAAAGGCTTTATATCGTTTGTCAACCATATATCGGATAATTTGGCCATGGATTTTTTTCGGAAAGTACAACGGGATAAGGTCTTACAACTGGAGGTATGGGCCTCAGCGGTAGAGTTGTACTATCACACGGAGGAAAACGTTTTTTTAAAGGATACACAGTATATGCTTTCCAAAGCTATTGATTCCCTAAGTCCTAAACGACGAGAAATTTTGTTGCTGAACAAATTTCAGGAAAAAAGCTATAAGGAAATAGCTGATCAATTAGGTATTTCGGTTTCAACAGTGAGTAATCAATTAGTCAGCGCATTAAAAGATATCAAAGAGTATATTCATAAACACTATCGCAACGAGTTTATAATCAGTTTTTTGTCTGCTTTTTTGTTTAATCTTTAAAAAAAAATAAAAAATGGATAGTGTGATTCATCTGTTCAAGCGTATAGAGAGTTAAATACAGTGATGTATTCAACTAATTATAGACAGTTTTGGAAGAACAATCTTTTAAATATCAATTGGCGCAATATATCCGCAATCGGCTTGAAGCACAATACTACGAAGCTTTCTTCGATGAGATGGCCAAAATCGATAGCGTTATATTAGAAAATTGGGTTAATGAGATCCTAGAAGAAGATGAACGGCGGGAGACGGATATCCAGATACCCGATTTATATCTTCTGCATAAGGAGGTCCTCAACAATATTTATTCTCTTGATCCACCTAAATCTAGGCAGCCAAAAACAATTCATTATTGG from the Sphingobacterium thalpophilum genome contains:
- a CDS encoding 6-bladed beta-propeller; protein product: MMLKTKTKAYWILLFVFMSIVQLNVCEATMSLRRDSVTQPLEIRIDPVSANGGIDAILFDSIRYIPLETNPQSEFSAISQLEVSTNYYIILDRNLNTLYFFRKDGSFSHKLDKYNANVPFTSISRFTIDKEKDVLSFDDLMNSRRYTLDLNTNSVTHQPRNESYRDYISFNGYQLYYHLQEDIGSDFASIVRFDAKTGRRLGSYLPADTARKNVSLAESFHHFYHSDHGHLLFTRPYDYTVYGFDSSAVPFIRYRFILPLSNVIPPDFLSNAVYYNKWSEYLRSNKSIIYSIQAVYQAENWLTFHLFPTRKGGTFLYHLITGDLFNLGEIEDGATGLPIVERLKPVIGNDRGALISELSFLSLKKKYEEASKSERADLLPAQLNALMDRKSHNSILRLSYLKKH
- a CDS encoding carboxypeptidase-like regulatory domain-containing protein, producing the protein MAYCQPSSNRQLGIRGQVLDSLTNQPVIAATVSVYHKKAGKILQYGFTNNTGSFALSNLPLRDSLLQIRISHIGYEKAEMDLKVVCGQSEADMAKVFLKKRSRRIEEVLVNRPPMLMNRDTLEINPEAFDLQPNAVVEDLLTKVPGIVVWGDGKITVNGKNVAKVLVEGRPFFGRDPTVATRNIPSDAIDKVKVYESPQNTAYQEQQLEIDITLKNEKKRGLFGKISYSEGTKDHREGTFLVNAFSPKNQLSLFAGGNNTNKIVRNVGDFLAANVYKPGGERLEPNTPMFGQSGLNRYVIGGTKFERKWNERFNTDIQFLLNDRRSENVTEIQEMRLLEDGQKQYIAEKQQRSNDGSGQSYLGLARYRNSKWDLRINSEAGQTASSEENRHERYVTDKEEEALSTLNKSVYDDENRRNGRLGFNLRQTDSVVSKLEVNYKFETQRNELGRRENILFNGRNPLSRIKQTDQNSSRHELDTDVGLNKLFRNLFGWPAGLQLEMNNNLVFRQADETQSDQFLDTIKNTYTVKNEALSYTDRLKEVFWTPQLSVSKGFVRPTGQGRNSLFAMTALGMQTFIRKNVSSHELRIVDQHFLYALPTAMLRYERAQQLSNKAFTFTFRSLLKQPEIYQLTALMDTTQKDYNRIGNHGLRPEEQYQFSLEFTDLRYARNMSQRLRLTYSLKRNVLAENITYRTDGGILTQTVNTDGLPALQGDYQYRTGKKVWNRALNLELTSRFSSGQYYFFSDGARYKSLLTDAWLETRAQYGLLERLNIGVLGAFSSNWNHTGNDAVRAGSHSLGLDVVLTWPRRTTLISRFVSKNFYAGGLSSNQQYLWNIELYYRMLKKEQLEIKISGYDILRNNRTVRTVLRDNIVRQVSVNNIQQFFLFSLSYYPRIF
- a CDS encoding SprT-like domain-containing protein, which encodes MQDYSATLKKYMPEEAAPIISNWINDTGCLFKISRSRSSKLGDYRAPFRGSPHRISVNHDLNPYSFLITTIHEFAHLQTWNKHQHRVRPHGSEWKNHFKQLMDPFLKLAIFPADIKQAILNYMENPAASSCTDLHLFRTLKAYDTAKSSALTVESLEDGHYFALKNGRSFQRIGKIRKRYKCMELSTRRIYLFNPIAEVFPLER
- the recN gene encoding DNA repair protein RecN; its protein translation is MLDTLHIKNYALINELEIQFDKGLNMITGETGAGKSIIMGALSLILGNRAEGKHFFDPSKKCVIEGEFNIGAYRLADFFERNDLDYADQTIIRREITPDGKSRAFVNDSPVTLVVLKQLGEQLIDVHSQHATLQINTEEFQFLVLDSVAGTFGLKQTFKESFQAYKKAKRELDELKESVKKAAIEQDYFQFQFDELDAAKLLADEQENLEQQQRQLENAEEIKRALHTASSLLDNQEVAVLSQLKESLNQVENIATFTPEAADLAARLKSAWIELKDISGELTSLADDTQLDEGTLSEINERLSLLYSLQKKHHVDSVEELIQLRDDLESKLLAISSSDEQLERLEAEVEFKLEEARKNAQELSDKRRLVLDQIAQDVQGTLSNVGMPNAALKIVLETLKDGDMRESGLDAVQFLFSANKGQALQSIHRIASGGELSRVMLAIKSLVAKTSALPTIVFDEIDTGISGEVALRVGEVMENLAQNMQVIAISHLPQIASKGTAHFKVYKEDKANRTISNIVRLDQEGRVREIAQMLSGANPTDAALEHAVQLLHY
- a CDS encoding RNA polymerase sigma factor, whose protein sequence is MMPPIETATLEKLKNGDLDSFNEIYFRYSPKIYVRLVKLVKSQTVAEEILQDVFTKIWLYREKIDPGKGFISFVNHISDNLAMDFFRKVQRDKVLQLEVWASAVELYYHTEENVFLKDTQYMLSKAIDSLSPKRREILLLNKFQEKSYKEIADQLGISVSTVSNQLVSALKDIKEYIHKHYRNEFIISFLSAFLFNL